Below is a window of Pseudomonas monteilii DNA.
GCAAGCTGCTGGTCGGCTCGGGCGACCGCTCCGAGCGCATCCGCACCTACAACTACCCACAGGGGCGGGTGACCGATCATCGGGTCAACCTGACCCTGTATTCGCTCGACGAGATCCTGGCCGGCGGCGTCGATGCCGTGATCGAGCCGCTGTTGGCCGAATACCAGGCCGACCAACTGGCCGCCCTGGGGGACTGAATGACCATCATCGCCAGCCTGCTGCGCGGCGCGCAGTTGCCGGACTCGCCCACCGAACGCCTGGATGCCGAGCTGCTGCTCGCCCATGCCCTGGGCAAGTCACGCAGCTACCTGCACACCTGGCCCGAGCGCATTGTGCCCAGCGAGGCGGCGCAGGCCTTTGCCGACTACCTGGCGCGTCGCCGGGCCGGCGAACCCATCGCCTATATCCTCGGGCAGCAAGGGTTCTGGAAACTGGACCTGGAAGTCGCGCCCCATACGTTGATTCCTCGCCCGGAAACCGAGCTGCTGGTCGAAGCCGCGCTGCAGCGCCTGCCCGCAGGTCCGGCACGCGTGCTGGACCTGGGCACGGGCACCGGCGCCATCGCCCTGGCCCTGGCCAGCGAGCGCCCTGCCTGGCAAGTCATGGCCGTGGACCGTGTCGAGGCGGCCGTGGCCCTGGCCGAGCGCAACCGTCAGCGACTGCGCCTGGACAATGTCCATATCCTGGCCAGCCACTGGTTCGAGGCGCTGGCCGACCAGCGCTTCGACGTGATCCTGAGCAATCCGCCCTACATCGCCAGCGCCGATCCGCACCTGGCCGCAGGCGACGTACGCTTCGAGCCCAGCAGTGCCCTGGTCGCCGGCCCCGATGGCCTGGACGACCTGCGCACGATCATCACCCAGGCCCCGGCGCACCTGTCCCCTGGCGGGTGGCTGCTGCTCGAGCATGGCTTCGATCAGGCCGAAGCGGTGCGTGAACTGTTGGTGCGCCAAGGCTTCGGCGACGTCGCCAGCGTGGCCGATCTGGCCGGGCACCCGCGTATTAGCCTGGGCCGCCTGCCATGCTGAGCGACCAGGCGCTGCTGCGCTACAGCCGTCAGATCCTGCTGCCGCAGGTCGACATCGAAGGTCAGTTGCGCCTGCAGCGCAGCCGTGTCCTGATCGTCGGTCTGGGTGGGCTGGGGTCGCCGGTTGCGCTGTACCTGGCGGGCGCCGGCGTCGGCGAGCTGCACCTGGCCGACTTCGACGAGGTGGACGTGACCAACCTGCAGCGCCAGATCCTGCATGACACGGTCAGCGTCGGCGCGAGCAAGGTCGATTCCGCGCTCCAGCGCCTGAGCGCGCTCAACCCCGAGGTGCGCCTGGTCGCCCATCGACAGGCCCTGGACGACGAGGCGTTGGTCGAGGCCGTGGGCGCTGTCGATCTGGTGCTGGACTGCTCCGATAATTTCGCCACCCGCGAAGCGGTCAACCGAGCCTGTGTGCGCCAGGAAAAGCCCTTGGTCAGCGGTGCGGCGATTCGCCTGGAAGGGCAGTTGACGGTCTTCGACACCCGCCAGGCCCATAGCCCGTGCTACCACTGCCTGTACGGGCATGGCAGCGAGGCGGAGCTGACGTGCAGCGAGGCCGGGGTGCTTGGCCCGCTGGTAGGGCTGGTGGGCAGCCTGCAGGCACTCGAAGCGCTGAAGGTGCTGGCCGGCTTCGGTGAAACCCTGGTCGGCCGGCTGCTGCTGATCGACGCCCTCGGTACGCGCCTGCGCGAGCTTCGCGTCAAACGTGACCCGGCCTGTGCCATCTGCGGACATCGCCATGGATGAGCGCAACGCACCGATCGGTGTGATGGATTCGGGCGTGGGCGGGTTGTCCGTGCTCGCCGAGATCCGGCGCTCATTGCCTTCGGAGAGCCTGCTGTACGTGGCCGATGGTGGGCATGTGCCCTATGGGGACAAGTCGCCCGAGGTGATCCGCCAACGCTGCCGGGTGATCGCCGATTTCTTTCGCGAGCAGGGTGCCAAGGCCCTGGTCCTGGCGTGCAACACGGCGACGGCCGCCGCGGTGTCCGACCTGCGCGAGGCGTACCCAGGCTGGCCGCTGGTGGGCATGGAGCCGGCGGTCAAGCCTGCGGCCTCGGCCACGCGCAGCGGCGTGGTGGGGGTACTGGCGACCACCGGCACCTTGCAGAGCGCCAAGTTCGCCGCCTTGCTCGATCGCTTCGCCAGCGACGTCCGTGTGATCACCCAGCCCTGCCCAGGGCTGGTCGAGCTGATCGAAGAAGGAAATCTGCACAGTCCGGCGTTACGCACCCTGCTGGCAGGCTACGTGCAGCCGCTGATCGCAGCCGGTTGCGATACCGTGATCCTGGGCTGTACCCATTACCCGTTCCTGAAACCATTGCTGGCCGAGCTGCTGCCGCCTTCGGTCATTCTCATCGACACGGGAGCGGCCGTCGCACGGCAGTTGCGTCGATTGCTGGAAGACCGTGGGCAGTTGGCCACGGGGCCGGCGAAAGCCGCCCGCTTCTGGACCAGCGGTGATCCGGCTGCCTTTGCGCGAACGCTGCCGGTGTTGTGGGGCGACTGTGATGAGGTGCAGCGCCTGGCACGCTGAAGAAGCGGCAAGCCAGGCGTCGACTAGAGCGGCCAGAGCGCGTCCATGTTCAGCGCTTCCAGGACCAGCTCAGGGTGTCGGCCTGGCAGGGTCTCGACGATCCGGTGGGCGGCCTTGTCAGCGGTCCACTCGCCTGGCGGCAGGGGTTTGCCGAATACCGGCAGCTTGATGGACGACGGTGCG
It encodes the following:
- a CDS encoding glutamate racemase; this translates as MDERNAPIGVMDSGVGGLSVLAEIRRSLPSESLLYVADGGHVPYGDKSPEVIRQRCRVIADFFREQGAKALVLACNTATAAAVSDLREAYPGWPLVGMEPAVKPAASATRSGVVGVLATTGTLQSAKFAALLDRFASDVRVITQPCPGLVELIEEGNLHSPALRTLLAGYVQPLIAAGCDTVILGCTHYPFLKPLLAELLPPSVILIDTGAAVARQLRRLLEDRGQLATGPAKAARFWTSGDPAAFARTLPVLWGDCDEVQRLAR
- a CDS encoding protein-(glutamine-N5) methyltransferase, release factor-specific; the encoded protein is MTIIASLLRGAQLPDSPTERLDAELLLAHALGKSRSYLHTWPERIVPSEAAQAFADYLARRRAGEPIAYILGQQGFWKLDLEVAPHTLIPRPETELLVEAALQRLPAGPARVLDLGTGTGAIALALASERPAWQVMAVDRVEAAVALAERNRQRLRLDNVHILASHWFEALADQRFDVILSNPPYIASADPHLAAGDVRFEPSSALVAGPDGLDDLRTIITQAPAHLSPGGWLLLEHGFDQAEAVRELLVRQGFGDVASVADLAGHPRISLGRLPC
- a CDS encoding molybdopterin-synthase adenylyltransferase, which codes for MLSDQALLRYSRQILLPQVDIEGQLRLQRSRVLIVGLGGLGSPVALYLAGAGVGELHLADFDEVDVTNLQRQILHDTVSVGASKVDSALQRLSALNPEVRLVAHRQALDDEALVEAVGAVDLVLDCSDNFATREAVNRACVRQEKPLVSGAAIRLEGQLTVFDTRQAHSPCYHCLYGHGSEAELTCSEAGVLGPLVGLVGSLQALEALKVLAGFGETLVGRLLLIDALGTRLRELRVKRDPACAICGHRHG